The following nucleotide sequence is from Planctomycetota bacterium.
GCGTCGGCGCACCAGGTCGCGCAGTTCTTCGGCCGTGCGGGCGGCCAGGGGGCTGATCTCGACGGGGAACTTCGGCTCGCCGTCCGGTCCGCGGGGAATCGGAACGCCGGCCGATTCAAGGTCGGCGGCGGCGGCGCCGACCATGTCGCGGCAGGCGGTGGCGGGGCTGTCCTCGCCATCGGCGTTCTTGACGGGGCTGAACTCGCGCGAGCGGTCGATCTCGAGGACCAGAGGGTTCTTGGCCCTGGGCAGGGCGTCGAAGATGAACATCTCGAACTTGATGCCGTTCGGTTGGCCGGGCGTATGCGGCCTGCCGCTCGCGTCCACATACGGGATTTTTTTCCGGGCGCGGTGGAAGGGGAGGGCGAACTCGGCCGACGCGGTCAGCCGCTCGACGAACGGCCGCGCGAGGATGTGGATGGCGATGCTGCCGGCTTCGTAGCGCAACCGGCCGTCGGGCTGGCGTGCCTCGGCCAGTTCGTCGGGCATGTCGCTGTACTCGACGACGACGAGACGTCCGCCGCTCAGGCAGAAGTGGCCCAGTTTTTCGTGGGCGTCGCGTTTGCCGGCCATTTTGCTGGACATTTCGCTCCCGGCGTCGGCGTGGAACCCCAGGAAGACGGGGTCGAGCGGCGGCACGAGGGGGTTATCGACCTGGAAGTAACTGATGTGCTCGATGCCGCGGTCCGCCATGTCCTGGAGCATGCCGGTCCGCGCGAGGGCCCGCAGCGTTCCGCCGTGCCCGTCGGGGTTCCAGGCCAGGCGGTCGCGGTCCGCCAGGAGGAGTTTGCCGGCGAAATCGACGGCGGGCATCATCCCCTGGACGAAGAACCGGACGTCGCCCCGGGGCAGGTTGAAGTAGTTGTGGGCCTCGAAGAAATCCCGCGTCTCGCGGTCGTTGGCGCGGCTGGTCATGATGTACCAGGGGATCGGGGCGCCGCTGGCCCGGCGGGCGGAGAGAATGGACTCCGCGAAAATCTGGAACAGCGTCCGCCCCGACACCGGCCCGATCGGAAAGGCCCCCTTCGGGCCCTCGTATCCGAGGCGCGTCCCCTGGCCGCCCGCCACGGTGAGTGCGGCCGCGCGGCCGGAGGCCAGGATCGTTTCGCCGAGGTCGCGCATCTCGCGGTGTCGGCGCCGGTCGGCTTCGCTCGCCGGAAGGGGGACAAAGGGCGCGGGCTGGAGGTCTTTCGGCAACTCGAGGCCGCGGCTTCCTTCGAGGAGTTCGCGGACGAGTCGCCCGACTTCCTCGAAGTCCACCTCGGCGAGTTCCGCGAGCAGGCGCCGTCGGCCGCCGGCATCGAGGTCGTCCCAGAACCGCAGGACGTGTTCCTGGCCGGCGTCGGCGACCCTTCGGCGAATGGCCGACTCGTCGGGCGCCGCGGGGCCTCGGGAAGCAGGGGTCGGCACAGCGTTCCTTTCCTGCTGGACGGGTCCGCTGGAATCGCTATCTAGGCTCTGTCTGATAAATCCAGAATGTTCTCGGGTGGCGGCCTTTCTAGGCCGCCACCGCCTTCCGTGCCATACGCGGTGGCCTGGGAAGTTTACCCGCCGGGGCGGGGCCACCGCGCGATTTATCAGACACTAGAGCCTAGCACACCCGCCGGCCGGGGACAAGCGTTTTGGTTCCCGTCTGCTATCCGCCGTGTCTGCTATCCGCCGGCGATGTCCCAGGCCGGCCCCCCCAGGAATTTCCTGACACATCCGATTTTTTCCTTGATATCATTCGGGCAGGTCGGGTATGCTCTGATGGCAATCAATGGAGAGGAGAAGTAGTACCTTTCAATAAGGGGGGGGTGGGGTGGGTCAGGCGGTTCATCGCTGGTCCGGCTCGGGCTGGGTGCTTGTCATCTCTCTCGCGGTGTTCCCTTTTCTGGCCACGGTGCAAGGTCCGGCTGCGCGCGGCTCAAGTCCTTCGCCCCTCGAGTCGCAGACCCGTCGCCAGGCGATCCGTCAAGCGGTCGAGCAGTGCGCGGCGCTCGTCGAGAAGGGCGACCATCGCAAAGACGTGCCGATGCTCGCGGAGTTGCGTCGGGCGCTCGCGAAGCAGGCCAAGGGCGAGGACGATTCGGCTCGCGCGGCTCGGTGCGGGCCGGCCTGGTGAAGCGCGCGGAGGACTGGGAGTGGTCGAGTGCGGCCGTGCGCGAGGGCAAGGCGTGGCCGCCGTGGCTTCTGGATGGCCCGGTGGCGCTACCGCGCCCCTGGCGGCGGTGGGTGAACGATCCGTTGACCGAGCGGGAGTTGGCAGGTGTGCGGCGGAGCGTGGTTCGGGGAACGCCGTGGGGCGAGGAGTCCTGGGCGCGGGTGACGGCGCGGCGGCTGGGCCTGGAATTCACGCTCCACCCCCGTGGCCGACCTCGCAAGGAGGCGAAAAACTAGAATGTCCCCTTTTTGTCCCCCCTTTTTGTCCGACTCGGTGGTTTATCTTTTCATCCGCTCGGCGAGTCGCTACCAGTTCCGGCCCGACGTCTGAGGCTATGCGATCCTCGGTTTTCGCGTGGTGCTGGCGCCGGAGGTGGGAGCAAAGAAGGAGTAAAGGAGCCTCCATACAACACGTGTAACCGGCTGTTCTACTTCCCGGCCAGCGGCAGCGGCCGGAAGTCCGGGTCGTCCTTCCACTTCAGGTTCTTCTTGCCCTCATGGGTACCGTAGTACGGGGTGTTGGCGTCGATCCAGGTGACGATCTTGATGAACTCCTCGCGAGTGAGATTCGCTTTGCAGGGCGCCTCGCGAATCCGCTCGACCAACCGGCTCCGGTGCGACCCGAACGTGAGCGGCTGCTCGGGCGCGACGCAGGCGGCGCCGGTCCCGTCGTTGAGGTAGCTGACCAACCCTTTCTTGATGAAGTTCTCGTAGGAGCGGTCATAGAGCGTGGTCAGCTCACCGGAAAGGTCCAACTCGCCGCGGGGCTCTTTACCGCCGTGGCAGCCGACGCAGTGCTTGTCCAGAATCGGGCGAATGTCCAGGGCGTAGTGCACGGAGCGAGGGCCTGTGTCGCCGGGCTGAGGGCGGAGCGTCTCGGTTGGGCTGTTCAAGGCCATCGGTCGGCCGGCTTGCAGCGGTGGAGCCGAGGTGCGGTGCTCGTGGCACCCGATGCAGGATCTCGTCTCGCCCGGCATCAAGTTCACGAACGTCCGCATCCGCTGCAATTCCATGTAGTTCTCATCCAGCGCCTGGAAGAAAAGGTTCTTCTCGGCCGGCACGGTAAAGTGGGCGGATCCGTCTTCGTGGACCGTGGCGATCCCGTGGGTCTTCTTGAGGTTGACGTCGCACTGAAGGCTCACCGCCGATGCCTGCAAGCCCGCGCCGTCGCCCTGCTGACCCGACCGCCACCCGTCATCCCAGGACACGCCGATGGCTTCCATCACCCGCAAGTACTTGACCTTTCCGCGCTGGATCCCCGTCATCCCCTGGTACACGTCCTGCATGAACAGCGTGCCCATCGCCTCTTTTCCCGTCTCGCTCTGCCAGGCGAGGCGTGGAATCACCGTGGGCTTGCGGCGCGGCCGCAGGGGGGTA
It contains:
- a CDS encoding UDPGP type 1 family protein → MPTPASRGPAAPDESAIRRRVADAGQEHVLRFWDDLDAGGRRRLLAELAEVDFEEVGRLVRELLEGSRGLELPKDLQPAPFVPLPASEADRRRHREMRDLGETILASGRAAALTVAGGQGTRLGYEGPKGAFPIGPVSGRTLFQIFAESILSARRASGAPIPWYIMTSRANDRETRDFFEAHNYFNLPRGDVRFFVQGMMPAVDFAGKLLLADRDRLAWNPDGHGGTLRALARTGMLQDMADRGIEHISYFQVDNPLVPPLDPVFLGFHADAGSEMSSKMAGKRDAHEKLGHFCLSGGRLVVVEYSDMPDELAEARQPDGRLRYEAGSIAIHILARPFVERLTASAEFALPFHRARKKIPYVDASGRPHTPGQPNGIKFEMFIFDALPRAKNPLVLEIDRSREFSPVKNADGEDSPATACRDMVGAAAADLESAGVPIPRGPDGEPKFPVEISPLAARTAEELRDLVRRRRLNAVRSPLYLGPHDA